TCGGCTGGACAACATTTTGGTTTGCTATCGGTGAGCTGTATGGTGGAATGAAACAAAAAGATTTAATCGGGAAGGAATGGAAGCCTGCAGACTTACCGCCCATTCCAGATGAAAAGAGACAAATCAAACGCAGTGAGTCGATTATCGGAATTATTTTCTACACGATTATCATTGTATTTCTCGCCTTTTCGAATGAGTACTTTGGAATTTGGGTGTTTCAAGATGAATTTAACGGAGTTGTTCCATTTTTAAATGAACAGACCTATGGCTCCTATTTATTGTTTATTGTCCTCATATTCGGATCTGGAATTATCAAAGAATGCCTGAAGCTTGTTGCCGGGGAATGGACGTATAGGTTAGCTGCTTATACAACAATTGTAAATGTCGTATCGATGGCAGCAGTACTATTTATGATTAGCGGACCTGATTTTTGGAATCCTGATTTTATGAGTGAATTAGTAGAAGCTGGTGTTATTACAGCTGGTTCTGAGACATTTGATACAGTGTCCGCGATATGGAATCAATCTACATTCTGGATTCTTATTCTGTTTATTTTCGGTTTAGTGTGGGATGCTGTAGATGGATTTATCAAGTCTCGGAAAAAATAGATACGTGTTAATGGCGCATGATGGAACAGGAAATAGTTCCATCATGCGTTTTTTATTTCCATAATTTTAACATTGGAATAAGAAGTGAATGAGTAGATAAATCAATATGTACCTCTTCGCTTAAAGGAATATGTTGCCTTTTTGCTTCCCTTTAACGAACTTCCTATTTTTCATAAATAAAGCACGTAATTTTTGCTCAGCCTATACATCCTTTCTTTTAATCGATTCTCCTCGAACAGTCTCCTTTAGATAATAACATGATGGTTGATATTTAAATCAATAGCTCCAAATACCAACTCTTACAAAAATAAAACTGCTTCTGTATATTCATTTTTTCAGCAACGAATTGTTGATATTTTATTTTCTAATGGAATTCTAACCAAGTTTTAATCGTCATCTTATCCACTTCGCTTAAGATGTTATATAAAAGGGAGGTGAAAAAATTGGCAATAGAAATTTTCAAAAGAAAAGAACAAAAATATCTGATTACGTTAGATCAATATTCGCTTTTGCTTGAACAAATCATGCCGTATATGCGTTCAGATAAATTTGGCGTAGATGGAAGATATATTGTCAGCAGTTTATATTTTGATAGCGATGATCACAATATTTATTTTGAAACAAAGAATAAATTGACTTTCCGACAAAAGCTCCGCCTTCGCACTTATAATGAAACAGGTATTGATGAAACAGCTTTTTTCGAGGTAAAACAAAAACATAACAACGTGGTCAACAAACGGAGAATGTTACTACCCTTAGAAGAAGCATATCATTACCTGGAAAAAGGAGATAAAAAACATTTAAAGGACTTTCATACTTCGAATTTGCAGGTACTTCGTGAAATTGATCACTTTAGAACATTATACAAATTAAAACCAGAAATGGTTGTCAGCTATGAACGCCATGCACTTCATGGAATAGACAACCCTGATTTGCGTATCACTTTTGATTTTAATCTACGCTGCCGTAATGATGATTTACTTTTAGAACATGGTTCTGATGGGGAACAATTTATTGATAACAATCTAATTGTATTGGAAGTCAAAGTAAATGATAGTGTTCCATTATGGTTAACCCGTATTTTACAAGCGCTTCAATGTGAACAGCGTAGTGCGTCAAAATACTGTACTAGTATGGAGTTACTGCAGAAAAATCAAATGTCAGAAGGAATAGAAAGAGAATATGTAACAGCAGGAGGAAGATAGAATGGATTTTATAGATAAAATATTCGATTTACAAGCTAGTGAACCATCCAGTATTTATATGATATTACTCGCATTGATTATGTCAACCTTGTTGAGTTTGGCTATTACGAAGGTATACATCATCACATTTACAGGCGAACGTTATGCTCAATCATTCGTACACACCATTATTATTTTGAGTATTATCGTCTCCGTGGTTATGAACGTGGTTAGTGACAATGCCGGCGTTGCATTTGGTTTATTTGCTATATTTTCACTGATTCGATTCAGAAGTGCGGTCACCAATGTGAAAGATATTGCCTATATTTTCTTTGGTCTGTGCGCAGGTATGACATGTGGGCTTTTTCGTTTTGACTTAGCAATCATACTCACTTTATTTGCTTGTTTCGTTCTTTATTTGCTTTACAAATTCGAATATGGAAAAGGGAAAGATACACAAATTTTAAAGGTCACTGTACCAGAAAACTTAAATTACGAAAACCTGATGCATGATGTACTTGCTGCATATACGCTAAGTTCTTCCTTGCGACAGGTTGAAACGACTAATCTTGGAACAATGATTTTGTACACTTATGCTATCCGTATGAAAAATGAAGTACATGATAAAGAATTGCTAGACCACATTCGCGAAAAAAATGCTAATTTAAAAGTTTCGATTACTTACATGGAAAATACTGATGGGTAGTGAGTTAGATATCATAAAATAATTTTTTATAAAGTGGAACTTCATTCAGTTGGAGTTTCACTAATCCCATCCTCTAACACTAAAGTTTATTTTTCTACAAATGAAACAACTTTTCAAGAGAATCATTTCCATAATTGAATAGAAATGATTCCCCCCTTTATCTTCCTTTTTACATATGTTTACACCTTAATTAAATTCATTGATTTATCTTCTAACTGTTGAATGGTTTTACTTTCTATAATGGTATCTGTAATAATGTGATCAATAATTTCCAAACCACCAATAGATGAAAATGCTTGTATACCAAATTTGCTATGATCAATCATAATATAAACTTTATCGGCACTTTCAATCATCTTCTTCTTTATTCGAGCTTGCTGTTCATTAGATTCACTGATTCCACGATCTATATGGAGCCCTTTGCATGATATAAAAGCTTTTTTCACATGATAATTATCCAGGGAAGTCTCAGCTAATGGGCCCACGTAGGAAAGGGACTTAGGCATTAGAGTGCCTCCTGTGGATACCACTGTTATTTGTTTTTTTGTACTTAATTCCATTGCCACCTTAATAGAGTTTGTGAGCACTGTTAATGAGATATCCGGAAGAGATTTTGCCATATACCATGCAGTAGTACTCGCATCTAAAATTAATTGGTCCCCTTCTTCCACTTGTTTAACAGCCTCTATAGCAATCTCCTTTTTTTCGTTCACATTTGTGATTTCTCTTTCAAAATAAGGAACTTCCAATTGTTCTGAAGTGTTTGTACTGATAGCACCTCCATGGCTGCGGGATAACTTTTTCTGTTTTTCCAGTTTTTCTAAGTCTCTCCGAATGGTCTCTTCCGTCACTGAAAAAACTTGACTTAATTCTGTAACACGTATACTTTTACGTTTATTAACTAATTCAACAATTTTTTGCTGTCTTTCTGCAACAAACATCCAACTACCTTCTTTCATATGACTTGTCTCAATAATAACAATAAATCCCTGTCACAGGACAGGGAATCATTGCATTATATTTATCTGGTAAATGCTGCAGCAACACCGCCGTCAACAGTTACCATACAGCCTGTTGTTTTAGCTGCTTTAGAAGATGAAAGAAACGCAATGGATTCAGCGATATCCTCTGGAAGAATATTAACATTTAAAATTGTACGTTTTCGATAATGCTCTTCCAGTTCATCCGCTTCAATACCATATGAAGTTGCTCGCTCTTCTTTCCAATTAGAATCCCAGATTTTTGAACCGCGGATTACTGCATCAGGTAGTACTGAATTCACTCGAATACCATGTTCGCCTCCGTCTGCAGCAACTGTTCTTGCCAGATGAACTTCAGCTGCCTTAGCAGTACTATAAGCAGCTGCACTTTTACCAGCATAGACGGAGTTTTTTGATCCGACGAAAACCATACTGCCTCCCAGTTCTTGTTCCTTCATCAGTTTGAATGCTTCTCTTGCAACAAGGAAATATCCTGTCACTAGCACATTCATATTCATATTCCATTTGTCTAACGTTGTTTCTTCGAATTTACTAGAACTTGCCAACCCAGCATTATTCACAATAATATCCAGCCCGCCATATTTCAGAACAGAATCTTTGATAGCTGATTCTACTTCTTCTTCTTTTGTAACGTCCATTTTCACTGCGA
The nucleotide sequence above comes from Oceanobacillus timonensis. Encoded proteins:
- a CDS encoding polyphosphate polymerase domain-containing protein gives rise to the protein MKKLAIEIFKRKEQKYLITLDQYSLLLEQIMPYMRSDKFGVDGRYIVSSLYFDSDDHNIYFETKNKLTFRQKLRLRTYNETGIDETAFFEVKQKHNNVVNKRRMLLPLEEAYHYLEKGDKKHLKDFHTSNLQVLREIDHFRTLYKLKPEMVVSYERHALHGIDNPDLRITFDFNLRCRNDDLLLEHGSDGEQFIDNNLIVLEVKVNDSVPLWLTRILQALQCEQRSASKYCTSMELLQKNQMSEGIEREYVTAGGR
- a CDS encoding HAAS signaling domain-containing protein, translated to MEMINRYIYAVTQKLPPSQREDIAIELRGLIEDMLEERAGQGNKKENDVEEILLELGSPRSLADKYRGKKKYIIGPELFDTYILVVKIVLIVISSLIGIGFIIQTILEPMSILDHFIDMIVSVVTDLPTAFGWTTFWFAIGELYGGMKQKDLIGKEWKPADLPPIPDEKRQIKRSESIIGIIFYTIIIVFLAFSNEYFGIWVFQDEFNGVVPFLNEQTYGSYLLFIVLIFGSGIIKECLKLVAGEWTYRLAAYTTIVNVVSMAAVLFMISGPDFWNPDFMSELVEAGVITAGSETFDTVSAIWNQSTFWILILFIFGLVWDAVDGFIKSRKK
- a CDS encoding DeoR/GlpR family DNA-binding transcription regulator, with the protein product MFVAERQQKIVELVNKRKSIRVTELSQVFSVTEETIRRDLEKLEKQKKLSRSHGGAISTNTSEQLEVPYFEREITNVNEKKEIAIEAVKQVEEGDQLILDASTTAWYMAKSLPDISLTVLTNSIKVAMELSTKKQITVVSTGGTLMPKSLSYVGPLAETSLDNYHVKKAFISCKGLHIDRGISESNEQQARIKKKMIESADKVYIMIDHSKFGIQAFSSIGGLEIIDHIITDTIIESKTIQQLEDKSMNLIKV
- a CDS encoding DUF4956 domain-containing protein, giving the protein MDFIDKIFDLQASEPSSIYMILLALIMSTLLSLAITKVYIITFTGERYAQSFVHTIIILSIIVSVVMNVVSDNAGVAFGLFAIFSLIRFRSAVTNVKDIAYIFFGLCAGMTCGLFRFDLAIILTLFACFVLYLLYKFEYGKGKDTQILKVTVPENLNYENLMHDVLAAYTLSSSLRQVETTNLGTMILYTYAIRMKNEVHDKELLDHIREKNANLKVSITYMENTDG